From Verrucomicrobiia bacterium, the proteins below share one genomic window:
- a CDS encoding FeoA family protein, with protein MAAETLPLTSVSLGATATVTEIKLPPASRPRLMEMGLLVGTSVELVRFAPMGDPVEIKVRGYNLTLRRQEAEQIWVRPTVPDAP; from the coding sequence ATGGCCGCCGAAACGCTGCCGCTCACTTCGGTTTCTCTCGGAGCCACCGCCACCGTCACCGAAATCAAACTGCCGCCCGCCAGCCGCCCGCGCCTCATGGAAATGGGTTTGCTCGTCGGCACCTCGGTCGAACTTGTGCGTTTCGCCCCAATGGGCGACCCCGTCGAAATCAAAGTCCGCGGTTACAATCTCACTCTGCGCCGCCAGGAGGCCGAACAAATTTGGGTGCGGCCTACCGTCCCCGACGCGCCTTAG
- the feoB gene encoding ferrous iron transport protein B: MSPGTPHTEAGVSQSPETTPATRTTAPYVVLTGNPNCGKTTLFNALTGLRAKVGNYAGVTVERKEGRLLGAAAGSEIKVLDLPGTYSLSPQSLDEQISRDVLLNRLTELPAPSLVVVVADASNLQRNLYYATQIIELGYLTVVALNMVDVAEANGHDIDVEKLARALGVPVLPIVASSGQGVPALRQQIFESLKNKTSPANPRQFCELPATFSTEVAAISELLAKQFHERRQQATAEAQLILSNEKAVASSAQHYPAAILLAVEAARKRLETAGVEWSSAAIEARYASVTAIHENAVTETHSHEESFSDKVDRLVTHKIWGTLIFVAIMALMFQSIFSFAKWPMDALQNTVAAFGDFVGGAIPPGELNSLLVGGVIAGVGAVVVFLPQILLLFFFIGLLEDTGYMARAAFLMDRLMSKVGLHGKSFIPMLSSFACAIPGIMATRTIESPKDRLVTILVAPLMSCSARLPVYTLLIAACIPDIRVLGIFKLAGIMMLIMYLLGIIVALLMAWLFKKTLLKGETPMLIMELPPYKRPLVRIVLRHMWDRSRLFLRRAGTVILGINILLWFVATYPKNSTQEKQFIAERHDAIASYYHNAGTTPAADAEIDSKLAAALAKPGAETNSPAEFALDQRLREIDKERAGEQLRYSFAGHMGRLIEPVIRPLGYDWKIGIGVITSFAAREVFVSTMSTVYNLGEGQDSEAITPSLAKTLRQQKRADGTLVYTPLTAISLMVFYVFALQCVSTVAIVRRETNSWKWPIFQWLYMAALAWGLAFITYQGGRLLGWS; encoded by the coding sequence ATGAGTCCCGGAACTCCTCATACGGAAGCGGGTGTGTCGCAATCGCCCGAGACGACTCCCGCCACTCGCACGACCGCGCCCTACGTCGTCCTCACGGGCAATCCGAATTGCGGCAAAACCACTTTGTTCAACGCCCTCACAGGCTTGCGCGCCAAGGTCGGCAATTACGCCGGCGTAACTGTCGAACGCAAGGAAGGCCGTCTCCTCGGTGCGGCTGCCGGTTCGGAAATCAAAGTCCTCGACCTGCCCGGCACTTACAGCCTCAGCCCTCAATCGCTCGACGAACAAATCTCCCGCGACGTTTTGTTGAATCGCCTCACCGAATTGCCCGCGCCCTCGCTGGTCGTCGTCGTCGCGGACGCCTCGAATCTTCAGCGCAATCTTTACTACGCTACTCAGATCATCGAATTGGGCTACCTCACTGTCGTAGCGCTGAACATGGTGGATGTCGCCGAAGCCAACGGCCACGATATTGATGTCGAAAAACTCGCGCGCGCCTTGGGCGTGCCGGTTTTGCCCATCGTCGCCAGCAGCGGCCAGGGCGTGCCTGCGCTGCGTCAACAAATCTTTGAATCGCTTAAAAACAAAACCAGCCCCGCAAATCCGCGGCAATTTTGCGAGTTGCCCGCCACTTTTTCCACGGAAGTTGCCGCCATCTCCGAGCTTCTCGCCAAACAATTTCACGAACGCCGCCAGCAGGCCACCGCGGAAGCGCAATTAATCCTGAGCAACGAAAAAGCCGTCGCTTCCAGCGCGCAACATTATCCCGCCGCGATCCTGCTCGCCGTCGAAGCCGCGCGCAAACGGCTCGAAACCGCCGGGGTGGAGTGGTCGAGCGCTGCCATCGAGGCGCGTTACGCCAGCGTAACTGCCATCCACGAAAACGCCGTCACCGAAACACATTCTCACGAGGAAAGTTTCAGCGACAAAGTGGACCGCCTGGTGACACACAAAATTTGGGGCACGCTGATTTTCGTCGCCATCATGGCGCTCATGTTCCAAAGCATTTTCAGCTTTGCAAAATGGCCGATGGACGCTCTGCAAAATACCGTCGCCGCCTTCGGCGATTTTGTCGGCGGCGCGATTCCTCCCGGCGAATTGAACAGCTTGCTCGTCGGCGGCGTGATTGCCGGTGTCGGCGCGGTGGTGGTTTTTCTCCCGCAAATTTTGTTGCTCTTCTTTTTCATCGGACTGCTCGAAGACACCGGCTACATGGCGCGCGCCGCGTTCCTGATGGACCGTTTGATGAGCAAAGTCGGCCTGCACGGAAAAAGTTTTATTCCCATGCTCAGTTCGTTCGCCTGCGCGATTCCCGGCATCATGGCCACCCGCACGATTGAAAGCCCCAAGGATCGCCTCGTGACCATCCTCGTCGCGCCGCTGATGAGTTGCTCCGCGCGCCTGCCGGTTTACACGCTCCTCATCGCCGCGTGCATTCCCGATATTCGCGTGCTCGGCATTTTCAAACTCGCCGGAATCATGATGCTCATCATGTATCTCCTCGGCATCATCGTCGCGCTGCTGATGGCGTGGCTCTTCAAAAAAACTTTGCTCAAGGGCGAAACTCCCATGCTCATCATGGAACTGCCGCCTTACAAACGCCCGCTCGTTCGCATTGTCCTTCGCCACATGTGGGACCGCTCGCGCCTTTTTCTCCGGCGCGCGGGCACGGTGATTTTGGGTATCAACATTCTCCTCTGGTTCGTCGCGACGTATCCAAAAAATTCCACCCAGGAAAAACAATTCATCGCCGAACGTCACGATGCCATCGCCAGTTACTATCACAATGCCGGCACAACTCCCGCTGCCGACGCCGAGATTGATTCCAAACTCGCCGCCGCGCTGGCCAAACCTGGCGCGGAAACCAACTCCCCCGCCGAATTCGCGCTCGACCAGCGCCTCCGCGAAATTGACAAGGAACGCGCCGGTGAACAGCTTCGCTACAGTTTCGCCGGGCACATGGGTCGCCTGATCGAACCCGTCATCCGTCCACTCGGCTACGATTGGAAAATCGGCATCGGCGTCATCACTTCATTCGCCGCCCGCGAAGTGTTCGTGAGCACCATGTCCACCGTTTATAATCTCGGCGAAGGCCAGGATTCCGAAGCCATCACCCCCAGCCTCGCGAAAACTTTGCGCCAGCAAAAACGCGCCGACGGCACTCTCGTTTACACTCCTCTCACCGCCATTTCGCTGATGGTCTTCTACGTGTTCGCGCTCCAATGCGTCAGCACCGTGGCCATCGTCCGCCGCGAAACCAACTCGTGGAAATGGCCGATCTTCCAATGGCTCTACATGGCCGCCCTCGCCTGGGGCCTCGCCTTCATCACCTATCAAGGCGGCCGCCTCCTCGGCTGGAGTTAA
- a CDS encoding FeoA family protein translates to MNKRVSSDVVREGECAQPTVCPLSKVRAGTVVCIKQLAASAEMTDRLREMGFCEEQQIKLLSREGNLICLVCNARLGISAQLAETILVTPLPNRLKVA, encoded by the coding sequence GTGAATAAACGAGTTTCATCGGATGTCGTGCGCGAAGGCGAATGCGCCCAGCCCACCGTCTGTCCGTTGAGCAAAGTGCGCGCCGGAACCGTCGTTTGCATCAAGCAACTCGCCGCTTCCGCCGAGATGACCGACCGCCTCCGCGAAATGGGCTTCTGCGAAGAACAGCAAATCAAGCTCCTCAGTCGCGAAGGCAATCTCATTTGCCTCGTCTGCAATGCCCGGCTCGGCATCAGCGCCCAACTCGCCGAGACCATTCTCGTCACTCCCCTGCCCAACCGCTTAAAGGTGGCCTGA